The following proteins come from a genomic window of Rutidosis leptorrhynchoides isolate AG116_Rl617_1_P2 chromosome 10, CSIRO_AGI_Rlap_v1, whole genome shotgun sequence:
- the LOC139870368 gene encoding uncharacterized protein, whose amino-acid sequence MSSNNENPDQKEVNMILSITKTTTNRALELIDLLDELSDNEEVEPIPRAPRRYLHRDRQGRAQLLWNDYFSDNPTYPDDYFRNRYRMSKPLFLRICQGILNFSQTPVPPYFTYFTQRRDATGLLGFNIVQKVTSAIRQLAYAASADVFDEYLHMGEQTSYDCLNNFCKCVYHLFGPEYLRKPTAQDVQRLTTKHAQIHGFPGDVRKY is encoded by the coding sequence ATGAGTTCCAATAACGAAAATCCCGATCAAAAAGAGGTAAATATGATATTATCGATCACGAAGACCACTACGAATCGAGCACTCGAACTAATTGATTTGTTAGATGAATTGAGTGATAACGAAGAAGTAGAACCAATACCACGGGCACCTAGAAGATATTTACATAGAGATCGTCAGGGGCGTGCACAGTTActatggaatgattatttttccgacaatccCACATATCCGGACGATTATTTCCGTAATCGTTATCGAATGAGCAAACCTCTATTTCTTCGTATATGTCAAGGTATATTAAACTTTTCTCAGACTCCAGTTCCACCATATTTTACTTATTTTACTCAAAGACGTGATGCTACGGGATTACTTGGTTTTAATATTGTTCAAAAAGTAACATCCGCCATACGTCAACTAGCTTATGCCGCTTCGGCCGATGTTTTTGATGAGTATTTGCATATGGGTGAGCAAACCTCATATGATTGTTTAAACAATTTTTGCAAATGTGTTTACCACTTGTTCGGGCCCGAATATTTGAGAAAACCAACTGCACAAGATGTGCAACGTTTGACCACAAAACATGCTCAAATACATGGTTTTCCGGGGGATGTTAGgaagtattga